The genomic segment TCCCATATCCACTGATTGCACACAGCCACACACTGGAGAGATACCCAAGATTTGCTAGTGGGAAACTGGAATTATACACTTGAATTTGACGTGCTTGTAGCAATGTTGACTATAAGGCACGTAAGTTAGACTTAGGCCTATTATTTTGTTCCCAGTGTGGGTCATGAGGTAACCTAACATCTGAGTTCCATCCATTGACCACATAGTTTGGTGGAGTGGACAATGACATTGCGCCCTGAAGACTAGACCAAGAGGAAGATTACTTCTCTAGAACGCAATTTGGGTttaacaaaccacctcaatcAAGCCTATGTATGGAGTCCTATTGGACCGACAGTGGTCCACAACATTCGAGGTTGAATTGCAAATCACTCCAGAAGGAAATAATCGAAAGGAATAACCATTGCTtgtgtgagaaaaaaaaaaaagaaccgcCACTTTTGGTCACCTGATGTGAAGAGGAGAAATTGTCATGAAGAACACTGACGTCCTCGCCGGATCAAGATTATTGTCCAGCCAGTCCGACCATGTCTTGAACACCTGGCCATACGCTTCGATCCTCGGGACCTCATCATGCTCCGACCAATACCTCGAATTCGGCCTCCTGCAAAGATTCAACATCCTCAGCATCCAATTGCAATGCTAGATAGTAGAAAGCTGGAGTGAAGCTAGAATGGGAATCCAGCGGAAAGGAAGCAGAGAGGCAGTGCAACTGACCTGACTTTCATGtctgcggtgttcatccaccagATGTAGGTGTTGAAGATGAGGTAGTCGACGTCCCTCCAGTACCTGGCATGCCCCTCGATCCGCTCTGGCCTGATGATCCGGTGCTCGATGCTGTGGATCTTGGGGTTGTCGGAGTTGGACTCGACGAGGAAGGGCGCCCAGTAGAACTCGAGGGTGGCGCGGTACTCCTTGGCGTGGAAGATGGTGAGAGAGCCCCGCTTGACCACCTTCTTCCTGCCCTTGGACAAAATGGGCTGCACCAGGCACACCAGCGACTCCCACTGGTTCCGGTTCAGCGAATCCCCCACGAACATGAGCCGCTTCCCGCGCATCGCCTCCATGAATCTCCGAGCATCGAACCTGCACGCAGCATGTTCCAATCGAATCCCAAATTAGTACGACTAGATTGGCGAACAAAGATAGTATCTTTACGAAGTCAGCTTGCAATTAGGCAAGAAAGATGCAAGCTTTACGCCGGCAGCTCGCAGATCTGGAGTAGAATAGAAGGAAGGCGGGTAGTTACGTTGGCAGGGAGCAGTTGTTTGGCTGCCATTTCCAGTACTGCCATGTATCGTCGGGTCGGCCGTTGGCAAGGCAGGTGACCTGCGCGGTGAGGAAGGTGCACTCTTTCTCTCTGTAGGCGGGGAGGGAGGTGTTGTCGAAGACCCATCGGCCGCGGTAGAGGTCACAGGTGGGCGGGGGGAGCACCAAGGGAGGCAGCCCCGAGACGTTGTACAAGTCGGCGTCGGGGTAGAGGTAGTCGTCGATGGAGAGCTCGGCGATGGTGCGGACGTCCTCGCCGTACATGAAGAgagcgaggaggaagaaggcggccACCAGGGTGGTGACCGGGGAGCGACGGGCCGCGGCGAGGAGGGAGCGCGCGGAGGAGGCCACGGAGTCGAGGAGGCCCGGCGGGTGGGACTGCTTGGCGGTGGTGGAAGGGGGCGGATCGGAGGGTGAAGTGGTGGAGGCGGGCGGTGGCTTGGCCATGGCGGCCGGAGACGCACAGCTGCTGTCTGTCGCTGGCTTCCTGCTGGAAGGGGGGATGAGTGGAGTTGGGGAGAGGGGTGGTGGTGGCGCCCAACCAAGCCCGAGTCCGCGGCGACGAACACGGCTTGTGATTTGTCGGCGTGTGGTGTGGGTTGGTGGTTATGCCTAACATACACGGCACTGCTCATCTGGAGTACGTACCAAAGTAAACACTTCCGAGTCAACGATCGAAATTATTATTCTGGAGTACAAACTACGATTCATCTCTCTATTGTTAGGCCATTTTCAACCGAATTTTATTGTGTTTCACGTTTTTTTTCCGGAAGGATTTTCGTTTTTTTATCGTTccaacagtttttttttcatggttCTTGTTACGAATGTATTCTCACCTCCATTCACTTCACATTAGAATTATCTCTTATTTTACTTTACGAATCCCCTCTAAGggaaactgttgaagatgaagtgaaaataaagagaatataaaTGGGAaggagaataaaaaagaaaatataaaaaaaaatatggttaaaGATGATCTTATAGAACTTTGGTTTACCTCCGAATCTTCAAATGTTTTAACAGTTGCACTAGAATTCAACTGGACAGATTCACCTCCTCTGTTATTATAAAACTTATCTCTTGACGCATTGTTCGATCTTGTCGCTCCATCCCTCCCATGCCACCATCTTGTGCGTCGTTGCCCACTGTCCTCTCCTCGCTCACCGTCGGCCTTCCTCCTCCATGGTGGTCCTTTTCCCCGCACCTTCTTTTTCATTTCTAATAAGACATCTCTGTCCTACTCTTCTCCTTTATCTCGGTACTAACTAACCCATCTTCGATAAGCCGCAACTAACACCTCCCACCACCAAACCTCAACTACCACACTCGGCGCCACCCCTACCACCTCCCCCTCCGCTTGCCACCACCAATGGGCCAAGCTCCCTCCCCGTGCTTCTAACCTCGGAGCTCTCTCACCCAATCCTAAACTCTAATCTTGCGGGAGAAGATGACCTCCAGCCAGTAAGCACTAATCTTCACGCAACCGAGATACAGATGCAATGTTGCTCGTTGTTGTGAAGACCAagcaaattttttaaaatggaGGATACGGTATTTGGATTAACTATCGTTATAAACTCCATGCAAACGCGGCTGCCTGCCAAACCAAACCTGGCAGTTGCCACGAGTGGATtacataatttatcaaaaaaaaattataaacacGTACGGATTGCTTCCAAGAGTTTAGTAGGTGTGTGTAAAACTACACAAAATCATCATTATTCATCACGTGCTTTGAGGAGTTGGTGTAATGGAAATGACAAGTACTAACAGTTGgtgtactactactactactttcTGGTACACACATTCTCTTGGAAGCAATCCGTACGTGTTTATTTCTCACAAAGAACCTTTTTACTTTTCCCCTCTTAATTTGTGAGGGCTCAAGAACCTTAAATTAGGAGTAATACATTAGTTAGCATTAGCAGAGTTGTTGCTCCTTTTGATCAAATAAAGTCATCGATCGCATGCAGGGACCGAATTAAGATTTTGACCTCGCATCATACATGACATGATCGATACTGTCGATTATTTTGTATCGTTTGTAGCAAGCAATATTGTCCAGAGAAAGACCAAGTTGTAGTAAAGCGACGATGGCAGCGTAGGCAATTCTTCGATTGGCAGCGAAAGAGATGTTTCTTCATCTATGCAGCAATTAAGGgctcgtttggtagagcttcagATTCTTTCAGAAACGTTTCGGTTTCAGATTCTTTCTAAAAACTTCACGTTTTAGtgcgtttggcagggattctaaGAATCACCAAagaatctgaaacgtttcttgcaATCAAACGTCTGGATTCAGATTCTTAAAAAGGACATCAAAAATTCACATAGATAAATATGgttcataaaaaataacaaaacttTTTTTTGGATGAAGAACCATTCAAATGTGACCCATTTTATCTGGTTTAACTTGAAAAGGATTAAACGTTGGCCCGTTTCTCCAGCGGAACTGGCCTCAGGCCGTTTCTCACGTGCAGGCTAAAATCAGTGAAACGTTTCAGCCGTTTCTCACGAGAATCGCTTGCGCGTAACACCGTTTGGAACTGATTCTATCGATTCACGCAAGAAACTGAAACGTTTCAGCATG from the Phragmites australis chromosome 19, lpPhrAust1.1, whole genome shotgun sequence genome contains:
- the LOC133900506 gene encoding xylan O-acetyltransferase 3-like produces the protein MAKPPPASTTSPSDPPPSTTAKQSHPPGLLDSVASSARSLLAAARRSPVTTLVAAFFLLALFMYGEDVRTIAELSIDDYLYPDADLYNVSGLPPLVLPPPTCDLYRGRWVFDNTSLPAYREKECTFLTAQVTCLANGRPDDTWQYWKWQPNNCSLPTFDARRFMEAMRGKRLMFVGDSLNRNQWESLVCLVQPILSKGRKKVVKRGSLTIFHAKEYRATLEFYWAPFLVESNSDNPKIHSIEHRIIRPERIEGHARYWRDVDYLIFNTYIWWMNTADMKVRRPNSRYWSEHDEVPRIEAYGQVFKTWSDWLDNNLDPARTSVFFMTISPLHISPEKWGNPNGIKCAKETLPYMNYTEPLDLYHDMRMFDLVAKVSRSMKRVPVTLIDITKMSDYRKDAHTSVYSIRQGKLLTRKQKADPDKFADCIHWCLPGVPDVWNQILYTRILLKSWHSSPPPSLPLPPQ